A genomic segment from Planctomonas sp. JC2975 encodes:
- a CDS encoding RES family NAD+ phosphorylase has product MTPYPEAPVLVDPPAELFRVERRDPPLRYSRIRAEDAANDRGGNRFDVPGGGVLYAATTAQGALAETTASFRPSASILARMAAAGADPAELTGPSLDASWRASRVIRTLHVRESLPFVDIEAPVTHTYLTRHASNVLLGQGVQNLDVATVLGPSRLLTRGLATWLYQARDSSGYPMYGGIRYLSRLNTAFECWAIFEGATSEVTDERRITIDDPDLRAIASEFSISLV; this is encoded by the coding sequence ATGACGCCGTATCCAGAGGCCCCGGTCCTGGTCGATCCGCCTGCCGAGTTGTTCCGCGTCGAGCGGCGGGATCCGCCGCTGCGCTACTCCCGGATTAGGGCCGAGGATGCAGCGAACGATCGTGGCGGGAACAGGTTCGACGTGCCTGGGGGAGGGGTCCTCTACGCTGCGACGACCGCGCAGGGTGCACTTGCCGAGACCACCGCCAGTTTTCGTCCCAGCGCATCGATCCTGGCCCGTATGGCCGCGGCTGGCGCGGATCCGGCCGAACTCACCGGCCCGTCGCTGGATGCATCCTGGCGTGCCAGCCGTGTCATCCGTACCCTCCACGTGCGCGAGTCTCTTCCCTTCGTCGACATCGAGGCCCCCGTCACACACACGTACCTGACTAGGCATGCCTCGAATGTCCTGCTGGGTCAGGGTGTTCAGAACCTGGACGTCGCGACGGTGCTCGGACCCTCGAGGCTCCTAACTCGCGGTCTTGCTACATGGCTCTATCAGGCGCGTGATAGTTCGGGGTACCCGATGTACGGCGGAATCCGTTACCTCTCCCGCCTCAACACCGCCTTCGAGTGCTGGGCAATCTTCGAGGGAGCGACCAGCGAGGTCACCGATGAACGGCGGATCACGATCGATGACCCGGATCTCCGCGCCATCGCATCCGAATTCAGCATCTCGCTCGTGTAA